The Candidatus Babeliales bacterium genome contains the following window.
GAAAAAGTTGAAGATACTGAGCTGCGCGCATCGCTACAAAAATTTCTTGTTCACTGCAAAAAAACAAAAAGGAGTTAGGTATGAAGTGCTCCCGCACGTTCCAAATAAAACTTTTGGTACTTTTTGTCAGCTTCACCCTGCCCGCGCACAGCAGCACCAGCCCATCAATTGAACTTAAACACGATGCCTCCAGCACCAAAGCCGACCAGTACACACAATTTTTGGCAGCAAATTACCAGTACGGCAAAGGCAATGCACAACGCGCAATGCAAAGCTTCCGTTCAATTTTGGCAAAAAAACATTCGCCATTTGTTTACGATCCATTTATTCAACTACTAGCCGACACCGGCCAATTTGATGTTATTAAGCAGCTGTATGAAAAGAAGGGCAAAGAGTTTTTTAAAGAGCTTTTCAAAAATCAGCATGAACACGCCTTAATTTTAGCACAAACCTACGCATTTACCGGCCAAGAAGATAAAGCAGAAGAGCTCTTTCAAGAGTTGCTCAAAAAATTTCCCGACAATCCACAAATTGCTTATTTTACCGCCATGTCGTACATCAAAAAAAATAACACCGTCAAAGCACTCGCTTTTCTTGAACAATGCTTAAAAAACCCCGCACTCGGGCAAAAGCATTTTCTCTTTCTCTTTTTGCAGTCAAAAATTTATTTGGATCAAAAAAAATATCCCGACGCACTCAGAACTATTGAAGCCAGTATAAAAATGTTCCCACAATTTGACCGCGGCTGGCTGGTAAAAGCAATGCTCATGGAACAGCTTGGCAACACCAAAGAAGCCATCAAAGGCTATAAACACTTTCTCGATTTAACCGGCAGCGATGAACAGGTAGAAAAGCAACTGGTTCAACTGCTCTTTACCGAAGAAAAATTTGACGAAGCAGCTGAGTACATGAGTCGCATGAAAGATAACAGCCCAAAATACTTTTTTGATCTGGCACTCTTACATTTTAGAGCAAAAAAATATGACCGTGCGGTAACCGCCATCAACCAAGCACTCACTCAAGAAGAAGGCTTTAAACAAGCACAACTTCTCAAAGTAGAAATTTTACTGGCCGACCAGCGGCCACGCGACGCCGTTTCATTTATGGCAGGCCTGGTGGCCAAAGACCCAATGAGCCAAGTTACCTTGCATACATTTTTATTATTACGCAAAACAAATGTGCCAGCTTCTCTGTTAGTCGACGCTCTGCAAGAATTGGTGCGCACGCACAACGGCAACCTGCGCTTAAATGCAGCACTAGCTGATTTGCATCTTGAGGCCGGGCAAAACGAACAAGCGTTGCAGGCCTACGAACAAGTGTACAAACTCGCGCAGCACAATCAATTTAAATCGCAAGTGCTCTTTCAAATTGGCCACGTTCATTTTATGAATAAAAACGTTGATAAAGCGCGCGAAAGACTTTTGCAAGCAATTAATCATGAGCCGGTTTATCCTTCAGCCTACAACCTTCTTGCTTACGTTTACGCAGAACAAAACGACAAGCTTGAGCAAGCATTAAAATTTGCAAACAAAGCACTGGCAAAAACACCAGATCGGCACGATTATTTAGATACCAAAGGGTATG
Protein-coding sequences here:
- a CDS encoding tetratricopeptide repeat protein is translated as MKCSRTFQIKLLVLFVSFTLPAHSSTSPSIELKHDASSTKADQYTQFLAANYQYGKGNAQRAMQSFRSILAKKHSPFVYDPFIQLLADTGQFDVIKQLYEKKGKEFFKELFKNQHEHALILAQTYAFTGQEDKAEELFQELLKKFPDNPQIAYFTAMSYIKKNNTVKALAFLEQCLKNPALGQKHFLFLFLQSKIYLDQKKYPDALRTIEASIKMFPQFDRGWLVKAMLMEQLGNTKEAIKGYKHFLDLTGSDEQVEKQLVQLLFTEEKFDEAAEYMSRMKDNSPKYFFDLALLHFRAKKYDRAVTAINQALTQEEGFKQAQLLKVEILLADQRPRDAVSFMAGLVAKDPMSQVTLHTFLLLRKTNVPASLLVDALQELVRTHNGNLRLNAALADLHLEAGQNEQALQAYEQVYKLAQHNQFKSQVLFQIGHVHFMNKNVDKARERLLQAINHEPVYPSAYNLLAYVYAEQNDKLEQALKFANKALAKTPDRHDYLDTKGYVLLKLGKNQEAMNVFKRALELAPNDSIIEQHLKQAKYDIK